CATTTACTTCAATAAAAGTTTTATGCTTTACGTAGTCGATATTCAGATTGCCATTTTTGTTGATGCCGGTAAAGTCAGCTTGCCCTCTTCTAAATGCAATTCCCATCCCCATATTGCTTAATACATCATTTAGTTTTATTTCGTATTTATATTTTAGACGAGGAAGCTTTAGGTCAATATTAACAGTGTCGGTAAAGCTTTCCATCCATGTTTTCCAATTGCCAACACTTAACTCCTCAACAATATCTTCTACCGAATTTTCTGCTTGGGGAAGAAATACAAACATGTTGTAATTACCGGCACCATAGGCTAGTTTAACGGCCTCGAATAAATTGTTGGAGTAGTAAGGCAACGATTCTGTTTTTATCATGGTGGGCACATTAATTGCTGTTTCGCTGTTAAGATAAAATGGCAGATTTTTCGTGTTGTCTTCGTCAAATTCGGTTTGCCAAATGCCTTTAAAATAAATAGCATTTAGTAAAAACATAACATGTTCGGCACTAATATTTTCCAGTATTTTATCTATTTTATTGTGCGTTTTATCTGCTACCCAATTATTAATGGTTTCTAAAGCCCGGGGCGAATTAAAGTCCAGGCCTTCTACCTCAGCGTCATAATAGTTTTGGTTGGTAGAAACAAAATCGCGTTCAACGGCAAAGCCATTTTTGTAGTAAATGGCATTGGCAATTTCTAAAATAACCTTTGGGTCGAGCGATTGCAGAGCAGCCACTAGCGAAGCATACGATTGATTAATTTCTTCGGGTGTTAAACCATAAACTTTAAGGGTTTCTTCCATCGCCGTTTTTGTTTCGCCATTTGCCCCGTTGTATGTCATGGCCAGCGCCAGGCTAACGCTGAGTGGCGACACCATAATGTTGTCGTATTTTTCTTCTTCGTCATATATTTTCTGAAAAAGTTCAAGCCCGAACTCATTTTCTGCTTCAACAAGTTGTGCCGACTTCTCGTCCAGTTCTATTTTCTTTATTGGATCGGTACCATCGTCGTTGCTGTTGCATGCACTTAAAAATAACAAGGCAAATCCAAGAACTATTGTAATGAATGGTTTCATTGTCAAACGTTTTAGCAAATTTACAAACCATAGATGCAAAAATGCAAGTTAAGGTTGCGTAACGAATGTTAAAACGTTTTTAAGAAAAACAACATGTGCAGAAAAATGAAAAAAGAAATTGTAGCAGCACGCAACCTTTTTTTTAGGCAGTACATCTAACCTGTGATTTTAATTTGTGAGGACCTAATGTTAAAGCAGATGCCAAAAAGTAAGATTAGAGTAGAAGCATTATTATCTGTACTTTTGGGTGAACTTTGCGAAAGATTTTGGAAGACCTGAAAAAAATAATAAAAGATTGTGCTTCGGGGAAACAGCGTGCACAAGAACAACTATACCAAATGTTTGCGCCTAAAATGTTTGGAGTATGCTTGCGCTATGCTAAGGACAACACCGAAGCAGAAGATAATTTGCAGGAAGGATTTATTAAGGTGTTTCAATATATTGATCGGTTTAGGCACGAAGGTTCATTGGAAGGTTGGATACGAAGAATAATGGTAAATGTATCACTCGAAAAATTCAGGAAACAGCATTTAATGCATCCTGTTGAGGATATTAGCAAGTTCGAGAGCCAGTACATTTCAGACGATATACTTGCCGCAATATCGGCCAAGGAGTTGATCGCTCTGATACAGGAATTGCCTCCGCGTTACCGTATGGTTTTTAACCTTTTTGTAATAGATGGGATGAATCATCAGGAGATTAGTGATGAAATGAAAATAACGGTGGGAACATCGAAGTCGAACCTGGCAAGGGCCAGAGATATTTTGAAACGTAGAGTGAAAGAACTGTACGGAGATATTGAAACAAGTAATTACACTGCCGGATGAGCAAGAGACTAAATATTGACGATTCGATTAAAGAAAAATTGGACGGCTTTTCTGCTGCTCCGCCACCACATGTTTGGGCCAATATTCAAACAAATATGGCTGCCCGGCGCAAAAAACGTCGTTTAGCTTATGTCGGTTGGATATCGGCAGCAGCAGTGGTGGTGCTGGCATTCATTGCCGGGTGGTATTTTAGCGGGCAAAATACTATCGTGCAACCAGTGTTGGTTGAGCAGCAACAAGCTACAGCTAAGTCAAATGCCGGTTTGTCAGCCGCTCAGGATGCCGAAATTGAAGGAAAAGCCGAAACGTCAGCAGGTATTTCTAAACTTATTGCAAATTCAAATACCGAGCCCATAACTGCAGTAATTATTTCTGAGAACTCAACGGTAGAGCAACCCGGGCGTGATGGAGAAATACTGGAAATAGCAGGAGGTGACGAAAAATTAGGGGAGCACTACAGTTTGTTGCAAAGTATTGATGCATTTTTAGCTAAAAATATGCCCGATCTTAGGTTGCAACAGGTACAGAACAAACCTGTTGAGCCTTATTTAACAGCGGCTGATGAAGTGTTAATAGCATCGAATATAAAAACATTTGAAACGGTAAAAAACAAAGAGAATGGATGGATTGTTGGCGCACACGTATCGCCCGGCTATTCATCGCACTCAGCACAACATAAGGATACTTACTCACAGAATATGACCTACCAAAGCGATAACGGTGGAGGAAATGTGGGAGGAGGAATATCGGTGCAGTATAAAACCAGTAAGCGCTTACGTGTTGAAAGCGGTGTTTACTACGCTAAAGATGGACAGAAAGCAAAAAATTCGTTTAATTTATTTGCGTTTAAAAATGATGCTGATTATATGACCTCACCAGAGTTTTCGTATGATGATGCACAGCCCGCTTTTTCAAATGTTGTTACCGCAGGAAGCGAAGGAATTGCCATGAACAGTACTGCCGGAGTAATAAAAATGCAAGCTACCCCACAAGGGGCGCAAATTGCTGCTAATTTAGAAACAGACAAGGCCCGGGCTGATAATGTATTGTATGCCGATGGCGAGTTTTCGCAGGTTTTTGAATTTGTGGAAATTCCGTTGTATTTACGTTATAGCATTTTGGATAAGCGCCTGGGCATTGAATTGCTTGGTGGGGTAAATGCCGGATTTGTGATTGGAAACAACGCTTATCTTGATAATAACTATGGTGTGCAAAACATTGGTAGCACTGCAGATATTTCAACGCTGAATTTCTCCGGAACATTAGGTGTAGGTGTAAACTATATGCTTGGTAAACATTTCTCGCTGGCACTCGAGCCGCGCATAAATTATTACTTAAACTCAATCAATACCAATCCCGATGTTAATTACCGGCCCTATCGTTTAGGTGTTTATACCGGAGTTTATTACGAGTTTTAACGCCATGCCAATGCTAAGCTTCCGGGTCAAGCAGCCATTTTAATGCCGCTTCTTTCGTGGAGAATACTTTAACCCTGAATCCAATTTCTTTATTCACTTCCTGCTCAAACAGCAAAGATGCTGCGGTAGAAAAAGGATCGTTAATAACAATGCCCTGTTTTTTCCCATTAACAATGTCTACAATATTGCGCATAAAGTCAACAATAAGGCTCACATCGTTAGGTGTCATTTTAAACCGAGCCTCAGTGTAGTCTGATAAAAGATTATAGCCGCCTGCAGTAAACTCCGGCATTTTTAAAAACTCGTTTACCCAAACATATCCAATGTCTTTTTCTTCAAGAATTCCGTGATGCTTATAAAAAATAAGCTTACGTAAATGATCGGATGTTACTGAATAATTCATCGGGTAAATATGTGCTTTGTTTCTTCTATTTTGTTGTTTTCTGGTTGTGATGTCTTATTAAAGTTAATTAAAAATCATTGATATAAAAAGTGTTGTGTGGTTTTTTGTTTGGTGTTGTATGCTCTAGTTATGTACGAAAGAAGATATTGGATAGCGCTATGCGGAAGCAAGTAGGCCTTAAGAGGACATTATTATAAACTAAAGGTCAATAAAAACGATAATGAAACAGTTATATACGTTTGCGTTTAAAAACTCGTTCCAACAAGTAAAACTGTAAACCTCATGAGAATGTGAAATTTTAAGTTTTAAAGACTGAATTCACACAATTACAGCAAAACAACAGTAATTCTTTTATACTTTTGAACCCAATTCAACAGGGCCTAAACGATTCAGCTGGTAATCCATGTGGTGTTCGTTTTTACACAAATAATAAAATAAAGTACGGAGTCTTTTAATTTTTTTAAATGAAAACTGGAATTTATATCACAAATACCGAAAGCCAAACAGGAAGATCGCTTGTTACGCTTGGTGTTTTAAAAGTTTTACTTTCAAAAGTAAGTAAGGTTGGCTACTTCCGACCAATTATTAACGATTATCCAAAAGGTGTTCACGATAATCATATCGAAACCATGTTAACGTATTTCAACCTCGATATGGAATACAAAGATGCCTATGGCTTTACCATGTCGCAAGTGGTTAAGTATAAAAATATGGGGCAGGAGGCACGTTTGATTGACCAGATTATTGACCGTTATAAGAAGCTGGAAGAGCAGTATGATGTGGTGGTGGTTGAAGGCTCTGATTTCGAAAACAAAGGTATTTCTTTTGAATTTGATTTGAATGTTGAATTTGCCAAAAACCTTTCGGTTCCTACCATTCTGGTAAGTTCGGCAAAAGATAAGCAGATGGATGAGGCCATCTCAAATCTTGATTTGGCTGTAAAATCATTTGCTGAAAAAGATGTGGTTGTGCAATCGGTTGTTATGAACCGGGTGAAAGCCGGAGATTGCGAACAGATGAAAGCCGAACTAACGAAAGTAATTCCAGAAGGTACGTCAATTGAAATTATTCCGGAAATAAAAAAATTGGGAAGTCCAACCATTAGAGAAATATACGAAGCCATTGGTGGTACAATTTTATTGGGCGAAAACCTGTTGTGTAAACAAGCCGACCGCTACGACGTGGGAGCTATGCAGTTGCGGAATTACCTTGATCGGGTGGAAGAAAACAGCCTGATAATTACACCTGGCGACCGCTCTGATATTATTTTGGGAGCTTTACAGGCCAATGCCTCATCAAATTATCCAAACATAGCAGGTATTGTGGTTACCGGAGGTATTGCCCCCGAGCCTCAGATACTTAAACTTATTGAAGGTTTGCCAACTATTGTTCCTATTATTTTGGTGGATGATGTAACTTTCGTTGCTGCCAATAAAATAGCCAATGTAAAACCAAAAATTACACCAGGTATAACACGAAAGCTCGACCTGAGTATTTCTACTTTTGAAAAGTATATTGACACTGAATTCCTGATTGATAAATTCAGAAGTTTTAAAACAGATGTGGTTACCCCGCATATGTTTCAGTACAACCTGGTGGCCAAGGCAAAATCGAAAAAACAACACATTGTTTTACCCGAAGGAACCGACCCCCGGATTTTACTGGCCGCAACCCGTTTGGTAGATCAGAATGTTGTTGAAGTTACCCTACTCGGAAACAGAGAAGAGATAATGGCTAAAGCTGCCGAAATTGGTGTGAAGATTAATGGAAACATTAAAATTGTAGACCCTGCAAAATCAGAACATTACGAAGATTACTGGAGAACCTATCACGAGCTGAGAAAGCACAAGAACATACCCGAAGATATGGCACAGGATGCGCTGGCAGATGTTTCTTACTTCGGAACCATGATGGTTTATAAAGGCCATGCCGACGGAATGGTATCGGGTGCAGCCCATACCACAGCGCATACAATTATTCCTGCCTTACAATTTGTAAAAACAAAACCGGGAGTTAAAACCGTTTCGTCGGTGTTTTTTATGTGTTTAGACGACCATGTTTCGGTAATGGGCGATTGTGCAGTTAATGTGAGCCCGAATGCCGAGCAACTGGCAGAAATTGCTGTTTCGTCAGCCGATTCGGCAAAAGCATTTGGCATCGACCCAAAAGTTGCCATGTTATCGTACTCTTCAGGTACATCCGGTTCGGGAGCAGAAGTAGATAAAGTACGTGCTGCTACCGAAAAAGCGATTAACATGCGCCCGGAACTAAAAATAGAAGGACCAATACAGTATGATGCTGCCGTTGACCCGAGTGTTGGTAAAAGCAAATTGCCCGATTCGCAGGTTGCCGGGCAGGCCAATGTTTTGATTTTCCCCGATTTGAATACCGGAAATAATACATACAAAGCAATTCAGCGCGAAACCGGAGCATTAGCCATTGGTCCAATGTTACAAGGCTTAAATAAACCGGTTAACGATTTAAGCCGTGGTTGCACTGTTGATGATATTTTTAATACAGTAGTAATTACTGCCATTCAGGCGCAGGAAGGGTTTTAAAAGCGTAAAATCAACTGATTTACGATAGTGGGCAAGGTGTTGGCAGAACAATTCAACTGCTTGTTCATTACCAAACTTTTAACGATATATTTTAAAATGAATATTTTAGTAATTAATGCAGGTAGTTCGTCAATTAAATATCAGCTTATTGATATGAATACCGAGCTGCCATTATCGAGTGGAATTGTTGAACGCATTGGTCTTGAAATGGGGGTTATTAAACACAAAACCTTTACCAGTGGTGCAGAAGAAAAAACAATTGAAGAATTTCCGATTCCGGACCATGGTGTTGGTTTAAAACGTGTTTCGGAGTTACTTATGGATGCCGACAAAGGCGTAATTAGTGACCCTTCAGAAATTAAAGCTGTTGGACACCGCCTTGTACATGGTGGCGAAACTTTTACCCAAACCGTTGTAATTACCGACGAGGTAAAAGCTAAAGTTAAAGAATTGTTTCCGTTGGCGCCTCTGCATAACCCGGCAAACCTTATCGGCGTTGAGGTAGCAGAGAAAGTATTTCCTAACGCCACGCAGGTTGGTGTTTTTGATACTGCTTTTCATCAATCAATACCTGAGAAAGCTTTTCGTTATGCCTTGCCCGAAAAATTTTACAGCGAATTGCGCATTCGTAAATACGGCTTTCATGGAACATCACACAAGTTTATTTCCGAAAAAGCAATTGAATACCTCGGAAATCCTGATGCAAAAATCATTACTATCCACTTAGGCAATGGTGCATCAATGGCAGCAGTAAAAGGCGGCGTATGTGTTGATACAACCATGGGAATGGGACCTCTGAGTGGATTAATAATGGGAACCCGATCGGGAGATATCGATCCGGCAATTATTTTTTACCTGGCACAGCAAAAAGGGTATTCTGTTGAGGAAATTTCTGATTTGTTAAATAAGGAAAGTGGCATGAAAGGCCTCACCGGTTTAACCGATATGCGCGATGTGGAAAAACGCCAGCGTGAAGGGGCACCTGATGCTGTTCTTGCATTGGAGATGTATGCCTACCGCGTAAAACATTTTGTAGGAAGTTATGCCGCAGCAATGAACGGTGTTGATGCTATTGTTTTTACCGCCGGAATTGGAGAAAATGATACTTCTATAAGACGAATGGTGTGCGAAGACATGGATTACCTTGGAATAACCTGGGATGAAGAAAAAGACAAAAACCGCGCAGACAGCGTACACGAGATTAACACTGCAGGTGCTAAAACAAAGGTGTTAATTATTCCAACCAACGAGGAGTTGGAAATTGCCAAACAATCGTTGGAGCTTGTAAAATAAACGGCTCATCAAAAAAAAACAGAAAGGAAGGCGTGTTTACTAAGCACGCCTTCCTTTTTTTTAGCGTGAGCAAGTTGAAAAGCTTACACTAGTTTTTTTATTATTTCTAATAAATCGTCTTTATTAATCGGTTTGGTTATGTAGTCATCACAACCAATTTGTATAGCCTTTTCGGCATCGCCTGCAAGGGCAAATGCAGTTTGAGCAATAACCGGGATTTTTGGGTTAATTGCTTTAATTTGTTTTGTTGCTTCAAAACCATCTAATACGGGCATTTTAATATCCATTAAAACCAAGGCAATACCTGGCGTGCTTTTAAATATCGAAACAGCATCTAAGCCATTTGCCGCGTTAATTACCTTGTAACCGTTTTTTTCTAAAATTAGTTTTAAGAAATGAAAACTTGTCAGGTCGTCTTCGGCAATTAAAATGGTATTATTTGTTGTTTGAATAAGGTTCTTTTCTTCTGAAGATTTAGCCATTTCTTTTCTTGTTTCAGTTACTCTTTCTGCCGGTTTTTCTGTGTGCTGGTTATTAACCGTGAAATAAAAGGTGCTGCCTTTGCCGTATTCAGATTCAACCCAAATGCTACCACCCAGAATTTCGGTGTAGGCTTTGCAAATAGCAAGTCCGAGACCCGATCCCTCGTAACCACGGGTAATTTCAATATGCCCCTGGGTAAATCGATTAAAAATGGCTTTCAGTTTGTTTTTCTCAATACCTTCGCCTGTATCTTTTACCCAAAATTTTATTGTGTCGTTAAGGGGTTCACAACCAGCCTCAATTTTTCCGGTATGTGTAAACTTTATTGCATTTTTAATCAGGTTCGATAAAATAGATTCCAGTTTGTTTTTATCGGTATAAATGTGGGTTTTGTCGCTTATGCACGTTTCATAATTTAAATCGAGGCCTTTTTTATCTGCTTCTGGTTTAAAGAAATGAATTAAATCGCTAAGTATTTCGCGAAAATCGAGCCATTGAAAATGAGTAGGGGTATCGCCTGCTTCAATTTTTGAAAACTCGATAATATCGTTAATTGTTGAAAGTAAACGATTGCCGCTTTTTTGCACAGTAAGCGAGTAATCCTCTCGTTGTTGGTCGCTTAGGTCAGGTGATTGCAATAACTCGATGAAGCCAATAATTCCATTCATCGGTGTTCTGATTTCGTGGCTCATATTAGCCAGAAAAGCCGATTTTAAGCGATCAGATTCTTCTGCTTTTTCTTTAGCTTGTTGCAGGGCTTTTTCTGTTTTTTTGATATCAGTCATGTCGCGAAATTCAACAACCCGTACCTGTTCTCCATGGTAAGGTATCATGCGGGCTTCCAACCGGGCCGGGTATTTTTCGCCGTTCTTTTTTAAACCTGTTACCTGATAGGGTTTTTCATATTCACTCAGAATATTGTTCGTTACTATTTCGCGTGATTCTTCAGCAACAAGAAGCTCAATGCCATTGGCGCCAACAAGTTGCTCGTAGCTGTAACCCGAAATTCGTGACAAGCCATCGTTACAGTCGAGAATAATACCTTTTTTGTGAATGGCAATTCCTCCAAACGATGCATCGTGCAACAGTTTAAAACGAGCTTCATTCTCTTCGGCCTCTTTTTTGGCTTTTATTAGTTCTTTTTCGTAGTGCACACGTTTTGATATATCCCGGTTGTTCCCCCGTCTGCCCAGGTATTTCCCTTCTTCATCGTACACCGGAATACAAAAATGTTCAATCCAAACAGGATGACCATCTTTGTGAATAATCTTAAAATCACTGGTGTGTATTGGCTCTCGCGAATGAAGAATTTCTTCATGGTGCTCCTGTATTATTTCACTATCATCAGGATGAACTATTTGGTTCATTAAGTCGGGATTATCGTAAAATGCACTGGGAGGGTATCCGGTAATTTGCTCGCAGCCATTTGAAATAAATTGGAAATGGTTATCGGCATCTAACCAATATTCCCAGTCTTTGGTATTGTCGGCCAGTATTTTAAATTTTTGTTCACTGGCTTTTAGCTCATTCTCTGCTTGTGTTCTTGAGGTTATATCATGAAAAACACAGTAGGTTTGTTTGAAACTTCCATCGGCTTTGTAGCCAATGGTGCCATTTAAAGCGATGTTGATGTAATGCCCTTTTTTATGTCGCAGTTTAAATGGTATGTTGTTCACATATCCGCGTTTTAAAAACATCGGAAAATTCAGGTCGTAATGGGCTTTCCAGTCAGGGTGCAGAAAATCGCGATAGTTTTTACCA
Above is a genomic segment from uncultured Draconibacterium sp. containing:
- the pta gene encoding phosphate acetyltransferase → MKTGIYITNTESQTGRSLVTLGVLKVLLSKVSKVGYFRPIINDYPKGVHDNHIETMLTYFNLDMEYKDAYGFTMSQVVKYKNMGQEARLIDQIIDRYKKLEEQYDVVVVEGSDFENKGISFEFDLNVEFAKNLSVPTILVSSAKDKQMDEAISNLDLAVKSFAEKDVVVQSVVMNRVKAGDCEQMKAELTKVIPEGTSIEIIPEIKKLGSPTIREIYEAIGGTILLGENLLCKQADRYDVGAMQLRNYLDRVEENSLIITPGDRSDIILGALQANASSNYPNIAGIVVTGGIAPEPQILKLIEGLPTIVPIILVDDVTFVAANKIANVKPKITPGITRKLDLSISTFEKYIDTEFLIDKFRSFKTDVVTPHMFQYNLVAKAKSKKQHIVLPEGTDPRILLAATRLVDQNVVEVTLLGNREEIMAKAAEIGVKINGNIKIVDPAKSEHYEDYWRTYHELRKHKNIPEDMAQDALADVSYFGTMMVYKGHADGMVSGAAHTTAHTIIPALQFVKTKPGVKTVSSVFFMCLDDHVSVMGDCAVNVSPNAEQLAEIAVSSADSAKAFGIDPKVAMLSYSSGTSGSGAEVDKVRAATEKAINMRPELKIEGPIQYDAAVDPSVGKSKLPDSQVAGQANVLIFPDLNTGNNTYKAIQRETGALAIGPMLQGLNKPVNDLSRGCTVDDIFNTVVITAIQAQEGF
- a CDS encoding PAS domain S-box protein — encoded protein: MAKKEPIKVPSDYLLNSINQPIIATCLQGKITTCNSSAELLFQCPAEQVLGKNIFDLLSLDVQQDWLKHMIKKLSSGETVEQEVEARLKNNNINHFRITFYPLYDTNQNLSGIMGIGRDVTHKKPLFEDSWENQEKFRFLFENMQEGCAIHKLIEDDNGSPGDYLILEVNRAYEKILGIKQEEAAGQLASKLYNHSPAPYLNEYANVAKTGISFNFDVYFEPMGKHFHISVTRIKPGYFATLFHDITEKIEEKELLKKREEKFRNLYQHAPLPYQSLDDKGNFYDVNPAWLSTLGYQRNEVIGKNYRDFLHPDWKAHYDLNFPMFLKRGYVNNIPFKLRHKKGHYINIALNGTIGYKADGSFKQTYCVFHDITSRTQAENELKASEQKFKILADNTKDWEYWLDADNHFQFISNGCEQITGYPPSAFYDNPDLMNQIVHPDDSEIIQEHHEEILHSREPIHTSDFKIIHKDGHPVWIEHFCIPVYDEEGKYLGRRGNNRDISKRVHYEKELIKAKKEAEENEARFKLLHDASFGGIAIHKKGIILDCNDGLSRISGYSYEQLVGANGIELLVAEESREIVTNNILSEYEKPYQVTGLKKNGEKYPARLEARMIPYHGEQVRVVEFRDMTDIKKTEKALQQAKEKAEESDRLKSAFLANMSHEIRTPMNGIIGFIELLQSPDLSDQQREDYSLTVQKSGNRLLSTINDIIEFSKIEAGDTPTHFQWLDFREILSDLIHFFKPEADKKGLDLNYETCISDKTHIYTDKNKLESILSNLIKNAIKFTHTGKIEAGCEPLNDTIKFWVKDTGEGIEKNKLKAIFNRFTQGHIEITRGYEGSGLGLAICKAYTEILGGSIWVESEYGKGSTFYFTVNNQHTEKPAERVTETRKEMAKSSEEKNLIQTTNNTILIAEDDLTSFHFLKLILEKNGYKVINAANGLDAVSIFKSTPGIALVLMDIKMPVLDGFEATKQIKAINPKIPVIAQTAFALAGDAEKAIQIGCDDYITKPINKDDLLEIIKKLV
- a CDS encoding acetate kinase, producing the protein MNILVINAGSSSIKYQLIDMNTELPLSSGIVERIGLEMGVIKHKTFTSGAEEKTIEEFPIPDHGVGLKRVSELLMDADKGVISDPSEIKAVGHRLVHGGETFTQTVVITDEVKAKVKELFPLAPLHNPANLIGVEVAEKVFPNATQVGVFDTAFHQSIPEKAFRYALPEKFYSELRIRKYGFHGTSHKFISEKAIEYLGNPDAKIITIHLGNGASMAAVKGGVCVDTTMGMGPLSGLIMGTRSGDIDPAIIFYLAQQKGYSVEEISDLLNKESGMKGLTGLTDMRDVEKRQREGAPDAVLALEMYAYRVKHFVGSYAAAMNGVDAIVFTAGIGENDTSIRRMVCEDMDYLGITWDEEKDKNRADSVHEINTAGAKTKVLIIPTNEELEIAKQSLELVK
- a CDS encoding sigma-70 family RNA polymerase sigma factor, which encodes MRKILEDLKKIIKDCASGKQRAQEQLYQMFAPKMFGVCLRYAKDNTEAEDNLQEGFIKVFQYIDRFRHEGSLEGWIRRIMVNVSLEKFRKQHLMHPVEDISKFESQYISDDILAAISAKELIALIQELPPRYRMVFNLFVIDGMNHQEISDEMKITVGTSKSNLARARDILKRRVKELYGDIETSNYTAG
- a CDS encoding serpin family protein, giving the protein MKPFITIVLGFALLFLSACNSNDDGTDPIKKIELDEKSAQLVEAENEFGLELFQKIYDEEEKYDNIMVSPLSVSLALAMTYNGANGETKTAMEETLKVYGLTPEEINQSYASLVAALQSLDPKVILEIANAIYYKNGFAVERDFVSTNQNYYDAEVEGLDFNSPRALETINNWVADKTHNKIDKILENISAEHVMFLLNAIYFKGIWQTEFDEDNTKNLPFYLNSETAINVPTMIKTESLPYYSNNLFEAVKLAYGAGNYNMFVFLPQAENSVEDIVEELSVGNWKTWMESFTDTVNIDLKLPRLKYKYEIKLNDVLSNMGMGIAFRRGQADFTGINKNGNLNIDYVKHKTFIEVNEKGTEAAAVTVVAIELTSVGPQNKQFNVNRPFLYAITEKDTGAILFLGTVKNPKKEE